From a region of the Streptomyces sp. NBC_01454 genome:
- a CDS encoding helix-turn-helix domain-containing protein → MGECDTGLWSHPRLLAAVADEDWGALFRTYRQLAGVSQMKLGGRVGLAQPDVSEIERGRRRVTSMEVRQRIIEGLGIPRGRLAPAPAGAQELPVPGLAFSGLAPDEDLLVRVTSAVDGAHRVDGATLDWLDRLLAEHRSAEDYIGSRPLVEVMGQQLRTVVNLHAGARGPLAERVVRLAAEHAQFLAWMAQDQGKTAAALAWYDRSHEWALEAGDADMAATTLSMKAHMAWSGGRGQRCVRLAQAARWSAPGTSLGVQGMAAQMEARGHALNRASDAARRLLDEAQHLISRAAQRPEDEPVWMYFYDETWFTLQRGMAAMHLGDWEGATRHLASGLSAVPVSYRRDRAWYRACLAHAHAAAGEAEQALTAALASVPDASEIGRPHAWNELHTTASVLLRKGAREGRQLVEALSAHD, encoded by the coding sequence ATGGGCGAATGCGATACGGGCCTGTGGTCCCACCCCCGGCTCCTGGCAGCTGTCGCCGACGAGGACTGGGGCGCCCTCTTCCGGACGTATCGACAGCTCGCCGGAGTCAGCCAGATGAAGCTGGGTGGGCGGGTGGGGCTGGCCCAACCCGATGTGTCGGAGATCGAGCGCGGCAGACGTCGTGTCACGTCCATGGAGGTGCGCCAGCGCATCATCGAGGGCCTCGGTATCCCGCGTGGGCGTCTCGCACCGGCCCCGGCGGGAGCCCAGGAGCTGCCGGTGCCCGGCCTGGCGTTCTCCGGCCTCGCACCCGACGAGGACCTGCTGGTACGCGTCACCAGTGCCGTGGACGGTGCGCATCGTGTCGACGGCGCGACGCTGGACTGGCTCGACCGGCTTCTGGCCGAGCACAGGAGCGCGGAGGATTACATCGGCTCCCGTCCCCTCGTCGAGGTGATGGGTCAGCAACTGCGCACGGTCGTGAATCTCCATGCGGGCGCACGCGGCCCCTTGGCGGAGCGGGTCGTCCGACTCGCCGCCGAGCACGCCCAGTTCCTCGCGTGGATGGCCCAGGACCAGGGGAAAACGGCCGCCGCACTGGCGTGGTACGACCGCTCCCACGAGTGGGCCCTGGAGGCCGGAGACGCTGACATGGCCGCCACGACGCTCAGCATGAAGGCACATATGGCCTGGTCCGGCGGCCGGGGGCAGCGTTGCGTACGGCTCGCGCAGGCGGCTCGGTGGTCGGCGCCGGGAACGTCGCTGGGCGTACAGGGGATGGCTGCCCAGATGGAAGCGCGTGGTCATGCGCTCAACCGTGCTTCCGACGCGGCGCGACGCCTGCTGGACGAGGCCCAGCACCTCATCAGCCGCGCCGCGCAACGCCCCGAGGACGAACCCGTGTGGATGTATTTCTACGACGAGACGTGGTTCACGCTTCAGCGCGGCATGGCCGCCATGCACCTCGGCGACTGGGAGGGCGCCACCCGCCACCTGGCGTCCGGCCTCAGCGCGGTGCCGGTCTCCTACCGCAGGGACCGCGCGTGGTACCGGGCCTGCCTGGCTCATGCCCACGCGGCAGCGGGCGAAGCCGAACAGGCCCTGACGGCCGCCCTCGCGAGCGTCCCCGACGCATCCGAGATCGGGCGCCCCCACGCGTGGAACGAGCTGCACACCACGGCATCGGTGTTGCTGCGCAAGGGAGCCCGGGAGGGGCGTCAGCTCGTGGAGGCGCTCAGCGCCCACGACTGA
- a CDS encoding response regulator transcription factor encodes MIRVAVVDDERLVRSGLRMILGTAPDIEMVADCSGAQAVETVLGCAAEVVLLDIRMPDVDGLTVLRRLRAAPEPPAVAMLTTFDAQEYLSAALREGAAGFLLKDSDPEQLVRAVRTLADGGSVLDPGVTRAVIGGYLTAEDQNAAARAVRGLTPRESEVLALLGEGLGNAQIADRMGLAPSTVKDHVRALLGKLGGINRVQAAIVADRAGLVTGDPRGAW; translated from the coding sequence GTGATCCGTGTCGCTGTGGTGGACGACGAGCGGCTGGTCAGATCCGGACTGCGGATGATCCTGGGGACCGCCCCGGACATCGAGATGGTCGCGGACTGCAGTGGCGCGCAAGCCGTGGAGACCGTGCTGGGATGCGCGGCCGAGGTCGTGCTGCTCGACATCCGGATGCCGGACGTGGACGGGCTGACCGTGCTGCGCCGGCTGCGCGCCGCCCCCGAACCGCCCGCCGTGGCGATGCTGACCACCTTCGACGCCCAGGAGTACCTGAGCGCGGCGCTGCGCGAGGGCGCGGCCGGGTTTCTGCTCAAGGACTCCGACCCCGAGCAACTCGTCCGCGCCGTACGGACGCTGGCGGACGGCGGCAGCGTGCTGGATCCGGGCGTGACGCGGGCGGTGATCGGCGGCTATCTGACCGCCGAGGACCAGAACGCGGCGGCCCGGGCGGTGCGCGGGCTGACGCCGCGCGAGTCGGAGGTGCTCGCCCTGCTCGGCGAGGGGCTGGGCAACGCCCAGATAGCGGACCGGATGGGGCTGGCCCCCAGTACGGTCAAGGACCATGTACGCGCCCTGCTGGGCAAATTGGGCGGCATCAACCGCGTCCAGGCGGCCATCGTCGCCGACCGCGCGGGCCTGGTGACCGGCGATCCGCGGGGGGCGTGGTGA
- a CDS encoding sensor histidine kinase: protein MIPVLLAVADAMLVNGVGPGLELGVSIAAAVVLLVRRRFPLLVFLFTLPGLYIGYIWFAPMIGLYTLAARRPGRARLGICAVLLIAAHFFPYPISDFELTDYRENTLVLIDATVTSAAPIALGLLMRTRRELASRVEDLTRSLRREDRLLADRVKTTERARLAREMHDVVAHQVSLISLQAGAVQVSTEDPAARAGARTIRELSVRTLEELRHMVGVLRADGGGAGEAQDLAPQPDLAELPRLIEMSALDVTYEGGVVAGAKGAKTVERAAFRTVQEALTNIRKHAPGARVRIRVDPLAAVRADGTGGSGRAGESRAGHGLRVEIRNGPPDATAAALGLPGGGHGLVGLRERAQSLGGTLEARRTSDGGFVVRAELPYGRVGTEAG from the coding sequence ATGATCCCGGTGCTGCTCGCGGTCGCCGACGCGATGCTGGTCAACGGCGTCGGACCGGGCCTGGAGCTGGGCGTCTCGATCGCCGCCGCGGTGGTGCTGCTGGTGCGCCGGCGTTTCCCCCTGCTGGTCTTCCTGTTCACCCTCCCCGGCCTCTACATCGGCTACATCTGGTTCGCGCCGATGATCGGGCTCTACACCCTGGCCGCCCGCCGGCCCGGCCGGGCGCGGCTGGGCATCTGTGCGGTGCTGCTGATCGCCGCGCACTTCTTCCCGTATCCGATCTCCGACTTCGAACTCACCGACTACCGCGAGAACACCCTGGTGCTGATCGACGCCACCGTCACCTCGGCCGCCCCGATCGCCCTGGGCCTGCTGATGCGCACCCGGCGGGAACTCGCCTCCCGCGTCGAGGACCTGACCCGCAGCCTGCGCCGCGAGGACCGGCTGCTCGCCGACCGGGTCAAGACCACCGAACGCGCCCGGCTCGCCCGGGAGATGCACGATGTGGTGGCCCACCAGGTCAGCCTGATCAGCCTGCAGGCGGGGGCGGTGCAGGTCAGCACGGAGGACCCGGCGGCGCGCGCCGGGGCCCGGACGATCCGGGAGCTGTCCGTGCGGACGCTGGAGGAACTGCGGCACATGGTGGGCGTGCTGCGGGCGGACGGCGGCGGTGCCGGCGAGGCGCAGGACCTCGCGCCGCAGCCCGATCTGGCGGAGCTGCCGCGGCTGATCGAGATGAGCGCGCTGGACGTGACGTACGAGGGCGGCGTGGTGGCCGGTGCGAAGGGCGCGAAAACCGTCGAACGGGCGGCCTTCCGTACGGTCCAGGAGGCGCTCACCAACATCCGCAAGCACGCACCAGGGGCGCGGGTCCGGATACGCGTGGATCCGCTGGCCGCGGTGCGGGCGGACGGCACGGGCGGGTCCGGGCGGGCCGGGGAGAGCCGTGCGGGGCACGGGCTGCGGGTGGAGATCCGCAACGGTCCGCCGGACGCGACGGCGGCCGCCCTCGGGCTGCCCGGCGGCGGACACGGGCTGGTCGGGCTCCGCGAGCGCGCCCAGAGCCTCGGCGGAACGCTGGAGGCACGGCGGACTTCCGACGGCGGCTTCGTCGTGCGGGCGGAGTTGCCGTACGGGCGGGTGGGTACGGAGGCGGGGTGA
- a CDS encoding STAS domain-containing protein: MSLKVAEDEQGPWAVLQVSGEMDLVTSPAVRQHVHDAVADGRRSLVLDLSEVRFCDSSGVGVLIAARRLMRSCQGRLRLILPAQGAVDGSHVNRVLAALGVRRLFEVYPDLRTAVDEAAAPLSA; the protein is encoded by the coding sequence GTGTCGTTGAAGGTGGCAGAAGACGAACAAGGCCCATGGGCCGTACTGCAGGTCTCCGGCGAGATGGACCTGGTCACGTCGCCTGCGGTGCGCCAGCATGTGCACGACGCGGTGGCCGACGGCCGGCGCTCCCTCGTGCTCGACCTCTCCGAGGTGAGGTTCTGCGATTCCAGCGGCGTCGGCGTGCTGATCGCCGCCCGCCGGCTGATGCGTTCCTGTCAGGGGCGGCTGCGGCTGATCCTCCCGGCGCAGGGCGCCGTGGACGGCTCGCACGTCAACCGGGTGCTGGCCGCACTCGGCGTCCGCCGGCTCTTCGAGGTCTACCCGGACCTGCGCACCGCCGTCGACGAGGCCGCCGCACCGCTCTCCGCCTGA
- a CDS encoding sigma-70 family RNA polymerase sigma factor, giving the protein MGHDASPRWDRRMQQRLAHGEAAALGELYDRFASLVHSLAHRVLDDEDAADRVTREVFASLWEHPDSYDPKQGTLRSWVAAVTRHQAVQRLRQTEAASARDGGAGSPESAEIEQKIHEASTAARADYIVTSMPAPLRAALELAYFQRRDYRQTAADLGVTEDEARRRLRLGLQLLSTAHHHQALPPAHRTAHPAHPARAPHGPHAPRGPRPPGSPFTGPGTSAPPGPGHGRSL; this is encoded by the coding sequence ATGGGACACGACGCGTCACCGCGTTGGGACAGGCGCATGCAGCAGCGGCTCGCGCACGGCGAGGCCGCGGCGCTCGGCGAGCTCTACGACCGCTTCGCCTCTCTCGTGCACAGCCTCGCCCACCGCGTCCTGGACGACGAGGACGCCGCCGACCGCGTCACCCGCGAAGTCTTCGCCTCCCTCTGGGAACACCCGGATTCCTACGACCCCAAGCAGGGCACCCTGCGCTCCTGGGTCGCCGCCGTCACCCGCCACCAGGCCGTCCAGCGGCTGCGCCAGACCGAGGCCGCCTCGGCGCGCGACGGCGGGGCCGGGTCCCCTGAGTCCGCCGAGATAGAGCAGAAGATTCACGAGGCCTCCACCGCCGCCCGCGCCGACTACATCGTCACGTCCATGCCCGCACCCCTGCGGGCCGCCCTGGAGCTGGCGTACTTCCAGCGCCGGGACTACCGCCAGACCGCCGCCGACCTGGGCGTCACGGAGGACGAGGCCCGGCGCCGGCTCCGTCTGGGACTGCAACTGCTGTCCACCGCCCACCATCACCAGGCCCTGCCGCCGGCCCACCGCACCGCGCACCCGGCGCACCCCGCCCGCGCCCCGCACGGCCCGCACGCTCCCCGCGGCCCGCGCCCGCCAGGCTCCCCGTTCACCGGCCCGGGGACCTCCGCTCCGCCCGGCCCGGGCCATGGACGGTCCCTGTGA
- a CDS encoding zf-HC2 domain-containing protein translates to MNGPDEWDGRELPSSPGERPRIPSPRSAAEDHGPLPDAPPPPVPEPEGAEDGPHLPEAVVEPPVAPVILPAPAGDPPHRVLKSLLGAWALSACSAEETAAVEAHLTDCASCADEALRLREAVGLLHPADSLDLDPLLRSRVLEGCLGRRPARIPVPEWATPYDAETAKLDALLRDMGEAEWRAPVRLRWFEGERPVERETTVAGVMGHLMAVDGLVATALGLTDPLGTAAPPGTPDPLIRTETFWRAADEEQSPLATHAPWRDQSSALIRQVSFAGTRVAELAVRYGDFRLPLRDSFLDRAFECWVHAGDIAEAVDYPYEPPAAAHLHQLVDLAARLLPSALAGRRRAGLAAPPQRLVEAGAPGRTLHLEVEGNGGGHWYIPLDSPAALGTPEHTVAHIALDSAEFCQLAAGHISPEEAAAGQLGERDAIRDVLFATASLSRL, encoded by the coding sequence GTGAACGGCCCGGACGAGTGGGACGGCCGCGAGCTGCCCAGCAGCCCCGGCGAACGGCCGCGGATACCGTCACCGCGCTCCGCCGCCGAGGACCACGGCCCGCTCCCGGACGCCCCGCCCCCGCCCGTCCCCGAGCCGGAGGGCGCCGAGGACGGCCCCCACCTGCCGGAGGCCGTGGTCGAGCCGCCCGTCGCCCCCGTGATCCTTCCGGCGCCGGCCGGCGACCCGCCGCACCGGGTCCTCAAGTCGCTGCTCGGCGCCTGGGCACTGTCGGCCTGCTCCGCGGAGGAGACGGCCGCCGTCGAGGCCCATCTGACCGACTGCGCCTCCTGCGCGGACGAAGCGCTGCGGCTGCGCGAGGCCGTCGGGCTGCTGCACCCCGCCGACAGCCTCGACCTCGATCCGCTGCTGCGCTCCCGTGTGCTGGAGGGCTGCCTCGGCCGGCGGCCGGCCCGTATCCCGGTACCCGAGTGGGCGACGCCGTACGACGCGGAGACCGCCAAGCTGGACGCGCTGCTGCGGGACATGGGCGAGGCGGAGTGGCGCGCCCCGGTGCGGCTGCGCTGGTTCGAGGGCGAGCGCCCGGTCGAGCGGGAGACCACCGTCGCCGGTGTCATGGGACATCTGATGGCGGTGGACGGCCTGGTCGCCACGGCCCTCGGGCTGACCGACCCGCTCGGCACCGCCGCCCCGCCGGGCACCCCCGACCCCCTCATCCGTACGGAAACGTTCTGGCGGGCGGCGGACGAGGAGCAGAGCCCGCTCGCCACCCACGCCCCGTGGCGCGACCAGAGCAGTGCGCTGATCCGCCAGGTGTCGTTCGCCGGCACCAGGGTCGCCGAACTCGCCGTGCGCTACGGCGACTTCCGGCTCCCGCTGCGCGATTCGTTCCTCGACCGCGCCTTCGAGTGCTGGGTCCATGCCGGCGACATCGCCGAGGCGGTGGACTATCCGTACGAGCCCCCGGCCGCGGCCCACCTCCACCAGCTGGTCGACCTCGCCGCCCGGCTGCTGCCCAGTGCGCTGGCCGGCCGCCGGAGGGCCGGGCTCGCCGCGCCGCCGCAGCGGCTGGTCGAGGCGGGCGCCCCGGGCCGCACCCTCCATCTGGAGGTCGAGGGCAACGGCGGCGGCCACTGGTACATACCGCTGGATTCGCCGGCCGCCCTCGGCACCCCGGAGCACACGGTCGCCCATATCGCCCTGGACAGCGCCGAGTTCTGCCAGCTGGCCGCCGGCCACATCTCCCCCGAGGAGGCCGCGGCGGGCCAGCTCGGCGAACGCGACGCGATCCGGGACGTCCTCTTCGCGACCGCGTCGCTCTCGCGCCTTTAG
- the purU gene encoding formyltetrahydrofolate deformylase, whose product MSESQPTQPGPHGRNDQYVLTLSCPDKQGIVHAVSSYLFITGCNIEDSQQFGDHDTGLFFMRVHFSADASVSVDKLRASFAAVGDSFGMDWQIHRADEKMRIILMVSRFGHCLNDLLFRSRIGALPVEIAAVVSNHTDFAALAGSYDIPFHHIPVTRDTKAEAEARLLELVEAEQVELVVLARYMQVLSDDLCKALSGRIINIHHSFLPSFKGAKPYHQAHARGVKLIGATAHYVTADLDEGPIIEQEVERVGHEVTPDQLVAIGRDVECQALARAVKWHSERRVLLNGSRTVVFA is encoded by the coding sequence ATGAGCGAGTCGCAGCCCACCCAGCCCGGTCCGCACGGTCGGAACGATCAGTACGTCCTCACCCTGTCCTGCCCGGACAAGCAGGGCATCGTGCACGCCGTGTCCAGCTACCTCTTCATCACCGGCTGCAACATCGAGGACAGCCAGCAGTTCGGCGACCACGACACCGGGCTGTTCTTCATGCGGGTCCACTTCAGCGCCGACGCCTCGGTGAGCGTCGACAAGCTGCGGGCCAGCTTCGCGGCGGTGGGCGACTCCTTCGGCATGGACTGGCAGATCCACCGGGCCGACGAGAAGATGCGGATCATCCTGATGGTGTCCCGCTTCGGGCACTGCCTCAACGACCTGCTCTTCCGCTCCCGGATCGGCGCGCTGCCGGTCGAGATCGCGGCCGTGGTCTCCAACCACACGGACTTCGCCGCGCTGGCCGGCTCGTACGACATCCCCTTCCATCACATTCCGGTCACCCGCGACACCAAGGCCGAGGCCGAGGCGCGACTGCTGGAGCTGGTCGAGGCCGAGCAGGTCGAGCTGGTGGTCCTCGCCCGCTACATGCAGGTGCTCTCCGACGATCTGTGCAAGGCGCTGTCCGGCCGGATCATCAACATCCACCACTCCTTCCTCCCGAGCTTCAAGGGCGCCAAGCCCTACCACCAGGCCCACGCCCGCGGTGTGAAGCTCATCGGCGCCACCGCGCACTACGTCACCGCGGACCTCGACGAGGGCCCGATCATCGAGCAAGAGGTCGAGCGGGTCGGTCACGAGGTCACCCCGGACCAGCTCGTGGCGATCGGCCGGGACGTCGAGTGCCAGGCGCTGGCCCGGGCCGTGAAGTGGCACAGCGAGCGCCGGGTCCTGCTCAACGGCAGCCGCACGGTCGTCTTCGCCTGA
- a CDS encoding SCO4402 family protein, whose amino-acid sequence MGGMPLNDMPWWRWRSNVRSALHMLSDPAFQQETWLTGRPGYGDVTDAVYRLVEDTWLDNWSAEKYVGTIFRDSQEAQLVDAAVLRVLRLMHQVGADAPVAAYMEHQGWPDAVRAAREAHVQLATADGEDPDTAPRSLEVLAIMTGQADAPA is encoded by the coding sequence ATGGGCGGCATGCCGCTCAACGACATGCCGTGGTGGCGCTGGCGCAGCAATGTGCGCTCCGCGCTGCACATGCTCTCCGACCCCGCCTTCCAGCAGGAGACCTGGCTGACCGGCCGGCCCGGCTACGGCGATGTCACCGACGCCGTCTACCGGCTCGTCGAGGACACCTGGCTGGACAACTGGTCCGCCGAGAAGTACGTCGGCACGATCTTCCGCGACAGCCAGGAGGCCCAGCTCGTCGACGCCGCCGTGCTGCGGGTGCTGCGCCTCATGCACCAGGTCGGCGCGGACGCACCGGTCGCGGCGTACATGGAGCACCAGGGCTGGCCGGACGCCGTCCGCGCGGCCCGGGAGGCCCATGTGCAGCTGGCGACCGCGGACGGCGAGGACCCCGACACCGCGCCCCGCTCGCTGGAGGTGCTGGCCATCATGACCGGTCAGGCGGACGCCCCGGCCTGA
- a CDS encoding ABC transporter substrate-binding protein, translating into MTGRRRPLPRPFPRARVVPIASAAACTAVIASLLAGCGALPGSGDSGEKPPITVMTWAPEDTKATNMPGMPAMAQAYARWVNSRGGIRGHHLRVLTCNERNDSVYAAQCAQRAVEAGAVAVVGSYSQFGRSFMSPLEVKGIPFIGGYGASDEEFESPLSYPVNGGQASLLAGNGRQLAGDCKRVALVRPDTIQGDQMPSLLNSGLTNGHRHPAKDIKAPEDGTDYSSEVNRALDGVDADPAVHGTAQAGGTADGSCVTASLGDHTDTFFDSFRRLQEDSPRVRVASVLGSVGQSLINRTGGTAGPLEGADITGWYPVAGDHRWDPMRKVITDFAFDDNRIDPADQGVQTTWIAYTVLRSLIEQLDDRGTEDITSHTLQQALDRGDRAVDTGGLTPKLRWRDEDMLAVQDFPRIVNGTVTYQVVRNGELVAARKGFVNVTGTLERRHTDN; encoded by the coding sequence ATGACCGGACGGCGACGCCCCCTCCCCCGCCCCTTCCCCCGCGCGCGCGTGGTCCCGATCGCCTCGGCGGCGGCATGTACGGCGGTCATCGCGTCGCTGCTCGCGGGCTGCGGCGCGCTCCCCGGCTCGGGGGATTCCGGGGAGAAGCCGCCGATCACGGTCATGACCTGGGCGCCCGAGGACACCAAGGCGACCAATATGCCGGGGATGCCGGCCATGGCGCAGGCCTACGCCCGCTGGGTCAACTCCCGCGGCGGCATCAGGGGCCACCATCTGAGGGTGCTGACCTGCAACGAGCGCAATGACTCGGTGTACGCCGCGCAGTGCGCACAGCGCGCGGTGGAAGCGGGCGCGGTCGCCGTCGTCGGCTCGTACAGTCAGTTCGGCCGCTCGTTCATGTCACCGCTGGAGGTCAAGGGCATCCCCTTCATCGGCGGTTACGGCGCCTCGGACGAGGAGTTCGAGAGCCCGCTGTCCTACCCCGTCAACGGGGGCCAGGCCTCCCTGCTCGCCGGGAACGGCCGCCAGCTGGCCGGCGACTGCAAGCGCGTCGCGCTGGTCCGCCCGGACACCATTCAGGGCGACCAGATGCCGTCGCTGCTCAACTCCGGCCTGACGAACGGCCACCGGCACCCGGCCAAGGACATCAAGGCGCCCGAGGACGGCACCGACTACTCGTCGGAGGTGAACCGCGCGCTGGACGGGGTGGACGCCGACCCGGCCGTCCACGGCACGGCCCAGGCCGGCGGCACGGCGGACGGCTCGTGCGTGACCGCCTCGCTCGGCGACCACACCGACACGTTCTTCGACTCGTTCCGGCGGCTCCAGGAGGACAGCCCCCGGGTGCGGGTCGCCTCCGTCCTCGGCAGCGTCGGCCAGTCGCTGATCAACCGTACGGGCGGCACGGCCGGGCCGCTGGAGGGCGCGGACATCACCGGCTGGTACCCGGTCGCCGGGGATCACCGCTGGGACCCGATGCGCAAGGTGATCACCGACTTCGCCTTCGACGACAACCGCATCGACCCGGCCGACCAGGGCGTCCAGACCACCTGGATCGCCTACACCGTGCTGCGCTCGCTCATCGAGCAGCTCGACGACCGGGGCACCGAGGACATCACCTCGCACACCCTGCAGCAGGCGCTGGACCGCGGGGACCGCGCCGTCGACACCGGCGGGCTGACCCCCAAGCTGCGCTGGCGCGACGAGGACATGCTCGCCGTCCAGGACTTCCCGCGCATCGTGAACGGGACGGTGACCTATCAGGTCGTACGGAACGGCGAGTTGGTCGCCGCCCGGAAGGGCTTCGTGAACGTCACCGGCACGCTGGAGCGGCGGCACACCGACAACTGA
- a CDS encoding transcriptional regulator — protein MAARPLVARQPNERLQSLIQEAACSNAGLARRVNMCGAEHGLDLRYDKTSVARWLRGQQPRGRAPAVIAEALGRKLGRTVTIDEIGMADGKNLASGVGLQFSPTVLGAIEQVCELWRSDVGRRDFLSGSTVAASALVEPSRDWLITGADVQVARNAGARVGISDVEAVRAMTSALSELDHRFGAGHVRPVVVHYLNSVVSGLLAGSYRESVGRELFAAVARLTELGGYMAVDTGQPGLAQRYYIQALRLAQAAGDRGYGGYVLAASMSHLAASLGNPREIAQLARAAQEGARGHVTPRAEAMFCAAEARGHALMGDGRAFQVVAGRAVTAMERAEAAADAGDDPVWIAHFDQAYLADELAHCHRDLGQPGPAGQRAQEALDGHPEGRARRRAIGLLLLAGAQAQQREVEQACHTGTQAVELLGGLRSDRGAEYLEDFQLRLEPYRDEPVVREFSARLELRAAAA, from the coding sequence ATGGCCGCCAGGCCACTCGTCGCACGGCAGCCCAACGAACGGCTCCAGTCGCTGATCCAGGAGGCCGCCTGCTCCAACGCGGGGCTCGCCCGCCGCGTCAACATGTGCGGTGCGGAACACGGTCTCGACCTCCGCTACGACAAGACCTCCGTGGCCCGGTGGCTGCGCGGACAGCAGCCGCGGGGCCGGGCCCCGGCCGTCATCGCCGAGGCGCTGGGCCGCAAGCTGGGGCGCACGGTCACCATCGACGAGATCGGGATGGCCGACGGCAAGAACCTCGCGTCCGGGGTGGGGCTGCAGTTCTCGCCGACCGTCCTGGGGGCGATCGAGCAGGTCTGCGAGCTGTGGCGCAGCGATGTCGGGCGGCGCGACTTCCTCAGCGGCTCCACGGTCGCGGCCTCGGCGCTGGTCGAGCCCAGCCGCGACTGGCTGATCACCGGCGCCGATGTCCAGGTCGCCCGCAACGCCGGGGCCCGCGTGGGGATCTCGGACGTCGAGGCGGTCCGCGCGATGACCTCGGCGCTCAGCGAACTCGACCACCGCTTCGGCGCCGGGCATGTCCGGCCGGTCGTCGTGCACTACCTCAACAGCGTCGTCTCGGGGCTGCTGGCCGGCTCCTACCGTGAGTCGGTGGGGCGCGAACTCTTCGCCGCCGTCGCGCGGTTGACGGAACTGGGCGGCTACATGGCCGTCGACACCGGCCAGCCGGGCCTCGCCCAGCGCTACTACATCCAGGCGCTGCGGCTGGCCCAGGCGGCCGGTGACCGCGGCTACGGCGGTTACGTCCTGGCCGCGAGCATGAGCCACCTCGCCGCCTCGCTCGGCAATCCACGCGAGATCGCCCAGCTCGCCCGCGCCGCGCAGGAGGGCGCCCGCGGCCATGTCACCCCGCGCGCGGAGGCGATGTTCTGTGCGGCGGAGGCGCGCGGCCATGCGCTGATGGGCGACGGCCGGGCCTTCCAGGTGGTGGCCGGGCGGGCGGTCACCGCGATGGAACGGGCCGAAGCGGCCGCCGACGCGGGCGACGACCCGGTCTGGATCGCCCACTTCGACCAGGCCTATCTGGCCGATGAACTCGCCCACTGCCACCGGGATCTGGGGCAGCCGGGCCCCGCCGGACAGCGCGCGCAGGAGGCGCTGGACGGGCATCCGGAGGGCCGGGCGCGGCGCCGGGCCATCGGCCTGCTGCTGCTGGCCGGTGCGCAGGCGCAGCAGCGCGAGGTGGAGCAGGCCTGCCACACGGGCACCCAGGCGGTGGAGTTGCTCGGCGGGCTGCGCTCGGACCGGGGCGCGGAGTATCTGGAGGACTTCCAGCTGCGGTTGGAGCCATACCGGGACGAACCCGTCGTCAGGGAGTTCAGCGCACGGCTGGAACTGCGGGCCGCCGCGGCGTGA
- a CDS encoding bifunctional DNA primase/polymerase, which translates to MEKTIGVTGTPQIPAQRGEQLLDTAVRYAEERHWDVFPGAWLEHDGRTPRCSCRARDCAAPGAHPTAPGWAGEATGSASTVRRLWSSRPRASILLPTGRTFEALEVSETAGCLALARMERMGLPLGPVLSTPDRRMLFLVLTGASAKVPALLRGLGWVPATLDLLCRGEGEYIAAPPTRVGTHGVVQWARRPSAANRWLPDAEELISPLGYACAREAVAARTR; encoded by the coding sequence GTGGAAAAGACCATCGGAGTCACAGGGACCCCGCAGATCCCCGCGCAGCGCGGCGAGCAGCTGCTGGACACTGCGGTGCGTTACGCGGAGGAGCGCCACTGGGACGTGTTCCCCGGCGCATGGCTGGAGCACGACGGCCGGACGCCGCGCTGCTCGTGCCGCGCCCGCGACTGCGCTGCGCCCGGCGCACATCCCACCGCGCCCGGCTGGGCCGGCGAGGCCACCGGCAGCGCGAGCACCGTCCGCCGGCTGTGGAGCAGCCGGCCGCGGGCCTCGATCCTGCTGCCGACCGGCCGGACCTTCGAGGCGCTGGAGGTCTCCGAGACCGCGGGCTGTCTGGCGCTGGCCCGTATGGAACGGATGGGGCTGCCGCTCGGCCCCGTCCTGTCCACCCCCGACCGCCGGATGCTCTTCCTCGTCCTGACCGGCGCCTCGGCGAAGGTGCCCGCGCTCCTGCGGGGTCTGGGCTGGGTGCCGGCCACGCTCGATCTGCTCTGCCGCGGCGAGGGCGAGTACATCGCCGCGCCGCCGACCCGGGTGGGCACGCACGGCGTGGTGCAGTGGGCCCGCCGCCCCAGCGCCGCCAACCGCTGGCTGCCGGACGCGGAGGAGCTGATCAGCCCGCTCGGCTACGCCTGCGCCCGGGAGGCGGTCGCGGCCCGGACCCGCTGA